A window from Candidatus Gracilibacteria bacterium encodes these proteins:
- a CDS encoding KTSC domain-containing protein, with protein sequence MKNALTKTFNNRTNQGIIFVYILLELLMWHFNFSIIWLVVLTLILALGIILEAIYKFPLKKSILIQLGIIFSFIIFSILYGIITNLTGYRLMKTNSSKKPIIIIVAFWTLLIGGFMFYVLRPDIQDNSSKNTIEEITSSPFYDVCLSEAAQKGNEFLNSQGYITQPDGSFVNSQGEYPTFELEDEEESLMTDILFDCLEKYEKDSQSKQNYVAVQYRKDSVNLDSSYFEYLNTSKSSFIEGAWYDKSNSYLIMNINGKYYHYCETPKSIWAELQKASSFGSYYNANIKGNYDCREHSVPSYN encoded by the coding sequence ATGAAAAACGCTCTAACAAAAACATTTAATAATAGAACAAACCAAGGCATTATTTTTGTTTACATATTGTTAGAGCTGTTAATGTGGCATTTTAATTTTTCTATAATTTGGCTAGTAGTTTTAACGTTGATATTGGCCTTGGGGATAATTTTGGAAGCAATATACAAATTTCCACTCAAAAAAAGCATACTGATTCAGCTTGGAATTATTTTTTCCTTCATTATTTTTTCTATACTTTACGGCATTATTACTAATTTAACGTGATACAGACTTATGAAAACTAATTCCTCCAAAAAACCAATAATAATCATAGTTGCCTTTTGGACACTTCTTATTGGTGGCTTCATGTTTTACGTTCTCAGGCCAGATATTCAAGACAATTCATCAAAAAATACCATTGAGGAGATAACATCTTCACCTTTCTATGACGTTTGTCTTTCTGAAGCCGCCCAAAAAGGAAATGAATTTCTGAATTCTCAGGGATACATAACTCAACCAGATGGTTCTTTCGTAAATTCTCAAGGCGAATATCCGACCTTCGAGCTTGAAGACGAAGAAGAATCGTTAATGACCGATATTCTTTTTGATTGCCTTGAAAAGTACGAAAAAGATTCACAATCAAAACAGAATTACGTTGCTGTTCAGTATCGAAAAGATTCCGTTAATCTCGATAGTTCATATTTTGAATACTTAAATACATCAAAAAGCTCTTTCATCGAAGGCGCATGGTACGACAAAAGCAACAGTTACTTGATTATGAACATTAATGGAAAATATTATCACTATTGCGAAACACCAAAGTCAATTTGGGCAGAACTGCAAAAAGCATCCTCCTTTGGCAGTTACTATAACGCCAACATAAAAGGCAACTATGATTGTAGGGAACATTCTGTTCCCTCATACAATTAA
- a CDS encoding RidA family protein, translating to MRKNITYNQPLEKEIGFSRAVRIGNFIAVTGTAPIAEDGSVHSPGNVYEQSKRCLTIIKNVIEQAGGSLEDVIRTRILLRDMKTWKDAAKAHGEFFSNIQPACTFAEVSGFINPEWLIEIEADCVLEDGK from the coding sequence ATGAGAAAAAACATCACTTACAATCAGCCGTTAGAAAAAGAAATTGGGTTTTCGCGGGCTGTAAGAATCGGCAACTTTATCGCTGTCACTGGAACTGCGCCAATTGCGGAAGATGGTTCAGTTCATTCTCCAGGCAATGTATATGAACAATCGAAACGTTGCCTAACGATTATCAAAAATGTTATCGAGCAAGCCGGCGGTTCGCTTGAAGATGTAATTCGCACACGTATCTTGTTAAGAGATATGAAAACGTGGAAAGATGCTGCAAAAGCTCACGGAGAATTTTTCTCTAACATACAGCCCGCCTGTACTTTCGCAGAAGTGTCTGGATTTATAAATCCAGAATGGCTGATTGAAATTGAAGCAGATTGCGTCTTGGAAGATGGCAAATAA
- a CDS encoding tyrosine-type recombinase/integrase, which yields MELKEALALMERELRLRHYSSKTVKNYLRCVELYFSGKKSLAYREEELKGFLFGKLEAGAAPETVNLYLCAVKFFYKQCLHFKGIVKVRFARRNVRLPVVLSREEILKILEFIPNTKHRYLVALAYGAGLRVSEVVRLRVADLDFARKLLVVREGKGGKARVTLLPENLREELKSFVVGKVAMDFVFESERGGALSTRSAQKVFAVALEKTGLQKEASFHSLRHSFATHCLENGVDSRFIQKLLGHSAIRTTERYTQVSQVSLAGIRSPL from the coding sequence ATGGAACTCAAAGAAGCTTTGGCCTTAATGGAAAGAGAGCTTCGGCTGAGGCATTACAGCTCTAAAACGGTGAAAAATTACTTAAGATGTGTGGAGCTTTATTTTTCGGGGAAGAAAAGTTTGGCGTATCGGGAGGAGGAGCTCAAAGGGTTTTTGTTTGGGAAGCTTGAAGCTGGGGCGGCGCCGGAGACGGTGAATCTTTATCTTTGTGCGGTGAAGTTTTTTTATAAACAATGTTTGCACTTTAAGGGTATTGTGAAAGTTCGTTTTGCGCGAAGAAATGTGCGCTTGCCGGTGGTGCTTTCGAGGGAGGAGATCCTTAAGATTTTAGAATTTATTCCCAACACAAAGCACCGTTATTTGGTGGCGCTGGCGTATGGGGCGGGGCTGCGCGTGAGTGAGGTGGTTCGGTTGAGGGTTGCAGATCTTGATTTTGCACGGAAGCTGCTTGTGGTGCGAGAAGGGAAGGGTGGCAAAGCGAGGGTGACGCTTTTGCCCGAAAATTTGAGGGAAGAGCTGAAGAGTTTTGTTGTGGGGAAAGTGGCGATGGATTTTGTGTTTGAGAGTGAACGGGGTGGGGCTTTGAGTACACGGTCGGCTCAAAAGGTTTTTGCGGTGGCTTTGGAGAAAACGGGACTGCAGAAAGAGGCTTCGTTCCATTCTTTGCGGCACAGTTTTGCGACGCATTGTTTGGAAAATGGAGTGGACAGTCGCTTCATTCAAAAACTGCTTGGACACAGTGCCATTCGTACTACAGAAAGGTATACGCAAGTGAGTCAGGTGAGTTTGGCGGGAATTCGGAGTCCACTTTAG